In Vibrio alginolyticus NBRC 15630 = ATCC 17749, one genomic interval encodes:
- a CDS encoding lactate dehydrogenase, producing MSNGELPKDADGLQLNFCKTLACDNFGLSDAKRYVLQHANPKRPAMVCRECGAFPPLLNNRDVVNELHRLRHVHSDGLPACRNDDCDNFGLSVHTHKHLYHAFGYSGDRQRYRCKVCQSTFVDKWSGANKKLQFQENLMGLLFTGYSVREICRKLSINPKTFYDHVDHIASRCRRKLATIDARWVNHATYYELASNYIALQPNSNNGVYWIVSGEAHSGYILCQHVNYSADEEPIATLDHNPYDEVSRFVSQEYVAEASEPLAEPSYHLRERIDQKYQTILARGNVEDPLGNLSVFHYPSKGALVRPPYTSYAHYLHVLDMCCPNKRVSLYMPQDPLLRSAALSVCLPRIKEKSVDLMYVEEDASWDMSTPFGKVDIAYMSWWRDRWAISSQNENHKGICYLAGDQNEPEKWFNVATTRHVKFYQNRFQILFESFINEPRRKLRPAGILPLLDIFRAWHNLCYQDKQGLTAAQRLEVSDAPLTIKQLLS from the coding sequence GTGTCTAACGGCGAACTGCCAAAAGACGCAGATGGGTTACAACTCAACTTTTGTAAAACATTGGCGTGTGACAACTTTGGATTGAGTGATGCAAAGCGTTACGTTCTGCAACATGCGAACCCTAAGCGTCCGGCGATGGTATGCCGTGAATGTGGAGCTTTCCCCCCCTTACTTAATAATCGCGATGTCGTGAACGAACTTCATCGCCTGCGGCACGTCCACAGTGACGGGTTGCCTGCTTGCCGTAATGATGATTGCGACAACTTTGGACTTTCTGTCCACACTCACAAACACCTCTATCACGCTTTCGGTTACAGTGGCGATCGCCAACGTTACCGCTGTAAAGTGTGTCAAAGTACCTTTGTCGACAAGTGGTCTGGTGCCAACAAGAAGCTTCAATTTCAAGAGAACTTGATGGGTTTATTGTTTACGGGATATTCCGTACGAGAAATCTGCCGCAAGCTTAGTATTAACCCAAAAACCTTTTACGATCATGTTGACCATATAGCTAGCCGCTGCCGCCGCAAGCTGGCAACCATTGATGCGCGCTGGGTAAACCACGCAACGTATTATGAATTGGCCTCAAACTATATTGCATTGCAACCGAACAGCAATAATGGTGTGTATTGGATTGTTTCTGGCGAAGCGCATTCTGGCTATATTCTTTGCCAGCACGTCAATTATTCCGCTGATGAAGAGCCAATCGCAACGCTCGATCATAATCCTTACGATGAGGTGTCTCGTTTTGTTTCCCAGGAGTATGTAGCGGAAGCAAGTGAGCCGCTTGCGGAACCTTCTTATCACCTCAGAGAGCGAATTGACCAAAAATACCAAACAATTTTGGCTCGCGGTAACGTAGAAGACCCTCTTGGTAATCTATCTGTATTTCATTACCCTTCAAAAGGGGCATTAGTCCGTCCGCCATACACCTCGTATGCACACTATTTGCACGTACTTGATATGTGCTGCCCAAACAAACGTGTATCTCTATACATGCCTCAAGATCCCCTACTACGTTCAGCTGCACTGAGCGTTTGTTTACCTCGTATTAAAGAGAAAAGTGTCGACTTGATGTACGTAGAAGAGGACGCTAGTTGGGACATGAGCACTCCCTTTGGCAAAGTCGATATCGCCTATATGAGTTGGTGGCGCGATCGTTGGGCAATCTCTAGTCAAAACGAAAACCACAAAGGCATTTGCTACCTCGCTGGCGATCAAAATGAGCCTGAAAAATGGTTTAACGTTGCGACAACTCGTCATGTGAAGTTTTATCAAAACCGCTTTCAGATTCTTTTCGAAAGCTTCATTAACGAGCCACGTCGCAAATTACGACCTGCTGGTATTTTACCTCTTTTAGATATATTCAGAGCTTGGCATAATTTGTGCTATCAGGATAAACAAGGTCTTACCGCTGCACAAAGGTTAGAAGTCTCTGATGCACCTTTGACAATCAAACAGCTCCTATCGTAG